From Salinicoccus roseus, one genomic window encodes:
- a CDS encoding lipoate--protein ligase family protein — protein sequence MANNIWYYIASGKNDAVHNMALDELLMEKVRAKEIPAAIRLYEWETPTLSIGYFQKMRKEIDIDRVKAYGYELVRRATGGRGVLHDKELTYSVVLPEDYPDMPESVTESYRILSHGLLEGFRNLGLDANFSIPRTNEEKKELTNIRSSVCFDTPSWYELVVEGRKIAGSAQTRQNGIIMQHGSILLDVDIDHLFDMFTYTNERFKSKMKEAFKEKAVAINEISSRHFTVEDLYPAFKDGFEKGLGISTEPYALTVEDEKRLEEIKEKYASDEWNYRR from the coding sequence ATGGCAAACAACATATGGTACTATATCGCAAGTGGAAAGAACGATGCCGTACATAACATGGCTCTGGATGAACTGCTCATGGAAAAGGTCCGTGCAAAGGAAATTCCTGCTGCCATCCGGCTGTATGAATGGGAGACGCCGACGCTGTCGATCGGTTATTTCCAGAAGATGCGCAAGGAGATCGATATCGACCGTGTAAAGGCGTATGGTTATGAGCTCGTTCGCCGGGCCACGGGTGGACGCGGTGTCCTCCATGACAAGGAGCTGACATACAGCGTAGTGCTTCCTGAAGACTATCCGGACATGCCTGAATCAGTCACTGAAAGCTACCGCATACTGTCCCATGGGCTTCTTGAAGGCTTCAGGAACCTGGGTCTTGATGCCAATTTCAGCATCCCACGGACGAATGAGGAAAAGAAGGAGCTGACGAACATCCGCAGCAGTGTATGCTTTGATACGCCAAGCTGGTATGAACTCGTCGTTGAAGGACGTAAAATTGCCGGCAGTGCCCAGACCCGCCAGAATGGCATCATCATGCAGCACGGTTCGATATTGCTTGATGTGGACATCGACCACCTTTTCGACATGTTTACATATACGAATGAGCGGTTCAAAAGCAAAATGAAGGAGGCGTTCAAGGAAAAGGCCGTCGCCATCAATGAAATAAGCAGCAGGCATTTCACAGTGGAGGACCTCTATCCCGCCTTCAAGGATGGGTTCGAAAAGGGTCTCGGCATCTCTACGGAACCCTACGCGCTTACAGTGGAGGATGAAAAGCGGCTGGAGGAAATCAAAGAGAAGTATGCTTCAGATGAATGGAACTATAGGAGATGA
- a CDS encoding rhodanese-like domain-containing protein gives MDTWLIILLAAVVVLLILVLNGYRNMKSVKALPQEEFKKDLRRVQLIDLREKEKYEYGHIMGARNIPMMNFSMKMNSLRKDKPIYLYDQNGRLSIRAGRMLRKAGYTEVYMLKNGISKWTGKIKSKNR, from the coding sequence TTGGATACTTGGTTGATCATCCTGTTGGCTGCAGTCGTCGTCCTACTGATTCTGGTGCTGAACGGCTACAGGAACATGAAGAGCGTCAAGGCGCTGCCTCAGGAAGAATTCAAGAAGGACTTGAGGCGCGTCCAGCTGATAGACTTGAGGGAAAAGGAAAAGTACGAATATGGTCATATCATGGGGGCCAGGAACATACCGATGATGAATTTTTCAATGAAGATGAATTCACTCCGCAAGGACAAGCCGATCTACCTCTATGACCAGAATGGCCGTCTGTCCATCAGAGCCGGCAGGATGCTGAGGAAGGCAGGCTATACGGAAGTCTATATGCTGAAGAACGGCATCAGCAAATGGACCGGAAAAATAAAATCGAAAAACAGATGA